Below is a window of Vicia villosa cultivar HV-30 ecotype Madison, WI unplaced genomic scaffold, Vvil1.0 ctg.000863F_1_1, whole genome shotgun sequence DNA.
GAATCACGCCTGGGTAATATTCACAGGCTATTGTAGACTAGCGTGTTCATTAGAttattatatgaaaaataaacaattatattTAATCCAAAAGCATAAAATTTATAATTGGAGAGAACCAATGCAAAACTAgtatgaagaaccaattgaactAGTTGATTATCATTTTATGATTGGATCTCCTCTACATTATAAATATTTAAGATACGACTATTTTATGTTAATATAAAATTTGATCTGTCTTATTTAACAATgttcatttataaatatatattatactaTTTTCTAAGACAGTGATTTTATATTTTGATAGGATAGGATTTTAACGACTTGTTGAAAGTTTTTTTTCCTAGATAATTTCATTTCATGCGAGAGGGAATGATAATATAGAACTTGAGTGTAGTATATTCTCAGCTGAATTTGATATTTGAGAATTGAATTAACCTCTGATAAATCAGGTTCAATGAGACAGAATTAATTAATTTCAAgtgtaatattttaaatataacaaTACAATCTCGATTTAACGGTCACCACGATACGATCTCTCGATTTAATTGTCACCGTCGATATTCTGACCATGCTAGCACTCATAGTATTGACTTTATTattgaattcaaattcaaaatcagtgGACCAGGCAGTGTTTGTTTTAGAGAATGACCCTTGAGACTCATAGTTCCCCACCACCATGTGGCCATGTTGCATTGTATCTAATCATCTTAATTCTTATATAGTCATATTGAGACCACATAAATAATTAACATCAAATCAAAAAGGGAATAattaatcaaaagcaaaagtGAAATAAATTACATTGCAAAAAGTACTAAAAACTCTAAAGTAGAATGTAAGAGCATCTTAATACATGGTATAATCATCACTCTTAAAGCTACTTTATACCCATTTCACCACATTTAATTTGGTTTACCTTCCCTACCCCATTTTTTACATAAATATGGCCTACAAAATAACTCTTTCTTCTTACACCAACAGCAAAGCCATAATGTGCATAGCAATATGAAATCCAAATGGTCCAATCATCACCTGCAATCACTCACAATAAAACCAACTCCCAATCAATAACTCATCAATATCTTTGCATCAAATAAACATTTATTATTCATATTCTTGATAGTTAGCAAATAAATCACATCAAGCTGCTTAGCACAAGAAACACATTTTAGTACTTGCTTGTTATAGCATTGTTAAGGATTAAGAAGGTGTGGTTTGGCCTAACTCAATTATACAAATCGACATATAAGTACATGTTCAGATCCTATATTGTCTGCTATGAGACCCTTAACACATCTTTCTTACGTCAAGAATTAGACATCTAGAGAGTGAAAATAATGATGAGTGACCTGATAGCGGAAACTTGATAGCAAGTGGCCCAACAGATCTTAATTCAAGCTCTGATATCATGTTAAGAATGTGTGGTTTGGTCTAACTCAATAATACAAAACCGACGTGCAGAATGAAATTGTTCCCACACATGTTCAATAACATATATTGTTCTAGACTCTTAACACTAATAAACCACAAAAAAGTGCTTAGCTTGATATAGTAcaaaccaaacacatttaatggTGTTTAGCacaaaaaacacacacacatTTAGGTTTACAAACATCAACTGAAACCTTTAGTATAAATTTTCACCATCATAAAACCAAATGCACTTATATAATTATAGTTTCCTCAATTTCAGGAAAGTGCATAACAACATAACCAATTGCATAAAGGCTAAACATTAATGAGTGCATactttaaaaaaagaaagagagtgAGAGAAGAGCATAGGAACCTGTCCTTGATGACCAGAAGTAGGAATTGGATTTATGGTAGCAGAATCAACTTCACCAGTAGGCAGAGGAACTGCAGGGTTACTATTAATAAAAGGCATGCCATCACCACTACCTTTAAACGGTACCAATGGAACTGTTACCGGTGAGCTTGCTTCTGGTGTTGGTGCTGGACCAGGTGAAGAAGAACCTTGATGAGGACGAAAAGGCCATGGAAATGAAGGAGAAGATTGTACATCTCCACCAGAAGAAGGAGCAGGAGTAGCTGCTGTTGGAGAAGAAGCTTCTGGTGCTGCAGATGTTGCTGAAGTTACCTCAATGGCTAGCTTTTGTGAATCTTGACAAGCTTTGAGTGAGTCATTGTAGAAGGTGAAGTAGAAGAAACCAACGCGAGAAGGGTGCCACTGAAGAACAacgaaaaacaaaaaagattgaaTTTTTAAGGTGTTTTCAAATAACCCAGATGAAATTTTGAAGGGTGTTATGTTACCGAGTAGGAAGTGGTGCTGGGATCAGTGAGAAGTGTAGCTTCAGTGAAATTGCAGAGATTGAAGGCTTTCTGGTTCTTGAAAATGCAGAGATTGTAGTGCTGCTTGTGCTTGAAAACTGAAACAGAGTGAAAACAGAGAGGAAACAGAGGATTATAAGATAGAAAACAGGGTAAAAACAGAGAGGAAACAGAGTAATGATGGAATCATGGTGTTAGTACTTACTGATGGAATCACCAATATAAACAGTTGGGTTCTTCCACTCTAAAGATCCATCTACTAGAACTGTGGTTGAATGTGAAAGCTTGAAGAACAGTGATggaataagaaagaaaaagaaaatgggaaGAGACATTGTCATGAAAATGAAatggatttgtttttttttctttggagGAAAATTTTAGAGAGAAGGTTAAATGAGAAGAGGATTTGTGGTTTTTATGTTATATGAGTATTTTTATCTCTGGCCCATCTCTGAATAATTATGGAATAGtactataaaaaattaaaaaagaaaagaaaaagaattttgaaaactgtgttttgTGTggggaaaagagagagagagaaagtggGGATGGAGACTGTTAAAGTGTCAGGAGTGTTTGGCTTTTGATGAGGAAGAGTTTGAATGGATGCCAGACATGAGTGTTGGGTATGGTGTGAAGATAGATTATTTTACATAGTAAAAGGTTGCATGATTTTGTTTCTTGAAAACCTATcttaaatcaaaaaaattatagtGGTATGAGAGAATGAAAAAAAGGTGAACAAAAATGCTAAGGAACATAATCACAGGAAATTTTTGGCTCACTGAAATATGATGATGGGGATTACTATTATTATTCTAAAATGATTAGTCCATTGATTATATCATATGCATTgagtgagtctttcatttttcAATTCAAAAGCCTTTCTCCTTGGTTtaagagaaattaaaaaaaaaaaaatgcttttCTTTCTTACCCTACTTATTTTTTAAAGGGTTTTTGGTACTTTGTTTTGCACAATGCAATGTTGCTCATATTTGATGCATAAGTGAACGAATTTCAAGGTATTAGTTTTTCTACTTGTGTAAGCTAACGTGAATATTCAATGTGAGTTTATTGAGAAGAGGGAATTTAATTCTTAGCAAtggtttttaattttaaataaattttgtatatttCGTTTTTTTTGGATATTAATTAGTTATTGGATTATGTATGTCCGGCATATTTGTATTGTACTGTACTTCATGAACTTTTAAATAAAGCTTCCAACTACGGATATGAAGTTATGATGTCCTTGATACTTGTCCATGCATAGCAGTACAATGAAATAACTATAATGGTCAGAGGGAAAACAAAATAAGAAATCTATActaaagatattaaaaataattgataAGCTGTGATTCTTGATTGTAGAAAAATATGAATCACAGCTTAAACACTTCTTGACATTATTTTTCTACCTTTTTGGAGGGTTAGAAGAAGACTTAATATATAGTATTACCTCATGATTTACTTCTTTTCTGCTACTACCATATTGTCATATTTCTCGGATAATGTCAAGATTCTTTACTATTTGATAGTTGGTGATAAATGTTACTATTGCAGCAGCAAAGCAACGGTCGTTAGGTCCCATGCAAGGAGAGGAAGGAAAATAGACACGTCTGTCTCTATGGTAGCAGCTTTGTTAAGTTCAACAAATGGTCCCGTTAAATTACAGAAGATGAAACAACCACTGGGTAGAAAACAACGAGGAAACATCATATTTCTTGTCCTATATCTACTTTGTCTTTTCCCCTTCCCTATCAATCTATTTTGTAATCTATAACTAAGCTTTATGTGATTTTCACTTAAGTGTAGTAACAACCATAAACAGGGCAACCAAAATATTATAAAACCATATTAggcaaaaaaaaattgtaataaccCTAAACCCATAGTACTAGTATGTTCCTTGAATGCAAAATTCAACAATTTAGCTATATTAGCCTAAGATACCAAAAACAAAAATGTATCTATTTATGCATTTGGTCTGTCAAAAATTTGCCTATGATGCAGTATATATTTACGGTTGCATAAACTTTTGAAACATTTGTCTCCCTAATACCTTTTATATCTTCCTTAAATGCAAACTGCACAACCACAACAAGAGCACCATCATTTTGTAAAATTAAGataaatttcaactcatcttcaTGTTAATAAGTTATCTTCACAAGCACAGAGGTTTCAAGACTGAATGAGAGACACTGATCACATAAATAATTTCTATATATAATAGTTTTCCTAAATAATATCATATTTCTAAACTGCGCCTACATTATATACTCGTCTACAATCCCCTTGCTCTCTACTAGCATTACCTTGACATTCAGCACAGGGGTGAGACCGGGATGTCTACTTTGTATCTAAACTACATGGTCCAACTAATAATTCTGCTTTCATCACATTAGAATAAACAAAAGCTGATTCTTATGTAATAAGTAGTTCTCTTCGCCATTCGCCATTCAGGTTCAGATTCCTCCTATCTGCTTTTATCATTAACCATGTTAATGTTAAAACTAACCATTATGATTTAATAAATAATGATTAATTTGCCCATTTTATTATTTCCCATCTTCAGCTTTCACATCCTGCATCACTAGCAAGTATGATCTACCATTGCAAGGAACGAACCCTGCGGAGTAACCTTGGTGGCCTTCGCTGCTCTGCAACAGGAATCACTTTTTCCATAAGCTGCACATAAATAAACCAGGTCAGTTGTCATCCAATCACTATCTATACTATAGTTAACATCTATTCTACATTGACAGCATTGCTTGTAATGATGACTCGTGACATGCTTGTTGCTAACAACTAAAAATACAATACTAACAACTAATAAGCTTCATGAAGTGATGGAACAAAACACATTAGAAATTCATACTTGCCAAACTAATTCTTTTGCATCTCTTACACCTTTCGGCATATGAGAATCTGAGTTAACTTGCCTATTGATTTTCCGTATCAAATACAAGCAACCTTCAAGAACCAATAAAACATGTGCATTCATAATAACTACTAGTACATTGTACATTATctctttcaaatttaaaataatattaaaagaaaaattatttaaaaggaTAGAATATTCTTTTTTTGCTAACACAAGGGGTATAATATTCagttataaaaataatgtatAAATGACAGACAACACTTAAAAATCATTGAGAAAATTATGTGAGTTAGAAAACACCATATTATCTAGTTAGACAGCACCTAGGATGATTAAAAATTTATACAACCAAAATATTTTCTCCCTAGGTGGTCCTGCTTAAATTACATGGATCAAATAGTTTCATAATATTCTGCCATGGACCATATATTCAAATAGCagtttaattatatatttctcaTTATAGCTTGACATATACTAGTTTTCTTTAGTCTCTCTTTTCTTTTAACCACAATTATCAACTTTGGATAGTGGTGCATAGCCACCAGTCCCATTGCGCTAAAGCAAATGGCGAACATTGgaattctaaatattttttataaaaaaataaaaattaatacacAAAACAAAtctaaataatcaaaataaaaaataaaaactttagaTTCATAATTAACAATGGGAATACCCTAAACCTACCCCTATAGCCTTTAATTTTAAGTCAATTTTGGGGTTTACGACGGGGTCCACTTTTGCAGCCCAATAGTGACGCTATGGTGGCCACACAATAAAAAACGACTGCAGCGTCCGCGTCACCACTGGTTACTAAAAATCAGCCGCAAGTGTGTACAGGAAACAAATATGATACTGAAGATTTAAACATGCAGCATATTTCAAAATGTACACTCATAGAGTTCCTTACTAATTTCTGTCACCATAAAACTGCCATCTAGGGGCAATATATAACCTGCTGTCTTCTAAAACATACTGTTAATAATAATGAGCAGCCCACAATTGTCGTCTTGCTGCATAAGTGGATACCTGAACGGGCTTTACTTCTGAGTTTAAAAATAATACTAAAGAATATTCGAGACGTTTGACGTAAAAgaaaccaatgacatattgaAAATAAAAGTAGATTAGGAAAAGTCCTCACATTTAAGCATGAAAACTCAAATTAAATTTGTAGAAGATGATTATCAGTCAGGACAACATATTCATCAATAGCAAGCAACCTTCAACAGTTCAACTATGGTATCAAATGGAAAAGGATTTCTTTAAAGAATGTGAATTATCATATAGCACAAAAGATCCAAAACAAACCAATAAAAGCACAAATTAGTACCTGTTTAAACCTTTCCTTTTGCCTTTCAGCCTGCACAATAATATCTTTTGTTAGATATCCTGGGGGAAAAGTGAAATAACAAATAAACTCCAAATCTGAAAATGCAGAAGGACTACAAGCATGAGAGGGACAAAAGTTGTAACCCAAAGTGCTcccaaaaacattaaaaattcaAACACACCAGCCATAAAAGCACATGTAGCATGAGCCGAGAAAACAAGTATAGGAAATTCATGCCTCGGCAATAAAAGCACAAGTAGCATTTGCCAAGAGAACAAATATAGGAACTTTATGCGTCAATAGAATGAAATTTTAGGACTGGATTTCTTTATTGACATAATCCATGTAAAACTAATTGAACAACCAAAGAAGGAAGAGTGATtttgttgttttaaaaaaacagaaGATTTTCAATAATGAATATTTGATTATTTAGCATTTCTGTTAACAAACATCCACTGAGTGCACTTATTACAATTTAGTCTCTTAATTAATAAGCAGATGAACAATTCAATTTCAGCACAGAACAAAAAAAATTGCTGCCTTTCCACTAAGGACGAATCGTTCCGGTACTACCCGAGTTCGATTCTTGGTGGAAACAAGGCTTGGCCAGTGAGTCGTCCCTCTAAACCACGAAACCAGATTAGTCGGTTTACTATGTGGATCAGAACTGGTTGgctaaacccaaaaaaaaaaaaactgcctTGTGAAATTAATCACAAACAAAATATGAAAATTGTAAATTgagttttttcttttgaatggCAAAAATTGTGGATAGAGTGAATCATCATTTTAGTCTTTAGGATTGCAAGCATCAAACAATTTAGTTCCTAAAttatacaaaatttgaaaattatctattaaattgaaaatagCCAATCCAAACCCTGCTCTTAATCCTACCAACAAAATTTAAGGAAAAATTAAATTGAGCCAATGATGATTTTCACCATTGCGTAAATTTACGATACTAAATTACTAGTACTTGATAACTACAATTGTTAGATCAAAATTGTGATCCACTTGGAgtgaatttataaaataaaaatccgGGAAAGGACCAAGATAAATCACCTTTTCCTTGATCAACCTGTCATTTTCCTCCTCTAGTTTCACAGCCAAAGACTCCAATTCCACTTGGTAAGCCTAAAATAAAACCccacaatcaaaacaaaacaaaagtcaAAAACACACATCACGAAGAAATAAAGGCACGtatcaaacaaaaaaacaacaaatacCTGCTTGCGTTCCCTAGACCTAGCAGCAGATTCTCTATTTTTTATCATCCTTCTCTGTCTCTGCTGAGCAGCCTTATCTAACTGCTCCATAACCGGACGTCCTCTCTTCCCCCTCCCTCCTTCAACAACCTCCACTCCATTCCCAAACCCTACCACAGACCCTTCCACACTCTCAACTCCATGAAAACCCGAATCCAAAGAAAACACACCACTCCCACTGAGAGTCTCCGTCATAGGTATACTCATCTTAACATCGTTATCCACATCCACATCCACGTCTTCCCCATCCACCGCACCGGCTTTCACGAGAAAATCCTCCAGCGTCATCATCTCATCGGGAGCCTCCTCCTTACACTCCCTGTGATCTCCAGCAACAATCTCTCTCCAAACATCATCCACAGTTCTCGGAGTCGCAACCGCGTCGGCAAGTGAGGGTTGATCGGAGAAGAAGTTGGAAGTGTCGGAAACGAGGAAATTGGAGGTGGTGAAATGAGGTTTGGAGGACGGAGATGAAGGAGTGTCGGAGGTGATTGAATTGGAAGAAGACATGAGCTTGGAGGAAGCCATGGGAGTGTAGATCTGGAATTTGAAGTTAGTTAGGGTTTTTGGAATTGGGATTTGGTTGTCTCGATCTTGGAGCTTGAGACAGAGTACGAACTGCAGACTCACTGACAATCCCAACGCCCTCTTCCCAATTGCCACTTGTAAAAATTCTGTTTCTTCGACGAGAAATTAAATACTAGTGCTAGTACTAGTAGTACTTCATGATTAATGTTTGGTAAACGGCCGTCCCTATGAGTGACACGATATTCGTGGTCCatgatttgatttggtttagtTTATAGTTTAAGCATCCTATTTTAATGattattacaaaaatattttacgaATTTAATTAAGATACTACATTGTCACGCTAGAGAAATTTGGCACCGTGTTAAAGTtttataattaattgattttttttaatcacatgtataatattatttgttaatgggtaaaatattttacagtacATAACAATACTTTCACATTTTAATTTTACTATCCGTACAAGACCTAAAAGACAAAGgttctgtgagatattggatcgaactctagtattgtcgaagggtagcttcttggttcgacagttcgacagagttaagcatgaagtcgaaggattgttcacatgctggtgtcgaagtgtgcatgctgtagtcgaagatgggtctagcatgcagatgtcgaagatgctagggttgttagcatgttaaattaggttttagtgtttaaaccctaatttgttaagttagcttgtttattaagttggcttgtgtaatgggccttgctgaaaaagcccattagttagtatgttaggttttattataaatagcatactagtctctcatcattgctaagctgcaaatcctaatttagggtgagagaggttatttgttattcttgtaaacttgtaatcttgttttaagagaaagtaaaagaataacagttataaccaattcttgtattcttattctcttccctaattccctattatactttgttattggtatcgtttttcacaacaaattggtgcggtgagcgtggagaagatgccttcaacaaagtatgagattgaaaagttcaccggagtgaatgatttcggtctgtggcgcttgaagatgaaagccctactggttcagcagggttgtttggaagcgttgaagggagaggcagccatgaatgcagaattgacggcagcggagaagacgaatatgatcgagaaagcacacagcgcaattttgttgagccttggtgataaggttcttcggcaGGTATCAaaagagacgacggcatcagggttatgggtgaaacttgaaagtttgtatatgaccaaatcgctggtaaatcgactctacctgaagcaggctttgtattcattcaagatggttgaagacaaagtgttggctgagcagttggatatgttcaacaagctgattcttgatcttgaaaatatcgatgtaaagattgatgatgaagatcaagcgctgttactattgtgcgctttgcctcgatcacatgctcacttcaaagaaactctcttgtatggaagggagtccctgacgtttgaagaagttcaatcagccttgtactctaaggacttgaatgaacgaaaggagcataaaccttcgactgttggcgaaggtttggccgttaaaggaaaactcttacgaaaggatggtaagttcgacaagaagaaaggcaaaagccagtcgaagtcttacagtggcgaagcatctggcattcgatgctaccattgtaagaaggagggtcacacaagaaaggtgtgccctgaacgcctgaaatatcatggagggaaggataatggcaacgctgccattgttcaagatgatttcgaatcatctgatgttcttgtggtttcaagcagtgactctaagaaggagtggattatggattcaggttgcacttggcacatgactccaaacaaagagttgttcgaggaattatgtgatcaagatggtggatcagtattgctaggaaacaacaaggcttgcaagattgcaggtgttggatctgttagattcaagctccatgatgagtcaataaggttgttgactgaagtcaggtatgttcctgatttgaagagaaatctgctttctcttggtgaattcgacaagaaaggatatgttttccaaggagagaaaagtatcctaagagtcatgaagggttcgaaggaagtcttgagaggcgtgaagaaacaaggcttgtatacccttgaggctgaagttataagtggttcgacaaatgttgcatccacgaaatctttgtcgaaaacagaaatctggcacatgagattgggccatgtcagtgaaaggggtctggtcgaattagggaaacaaaatctgcttggtggagacaaaatcgaaaagctgaagttttgtgaaccctgtgtacttggaaaatcttgcagagtgaagttcaacaaaggcaaacaaagaacacatggatcccttgattacatccatgctgatctttgggggcctgcaaggtgtccatcacattcaggagcaaggtattttctatccatagtagatgattattccagaaaattatgggtattcatccagaagactaaggatgaaacttttgagaatttcaaaagttggaagactctggttgaaaatcagactggcagaaaggtcaagaggttgagaaccgacaatggccttgaattttgcaatgaggcattcgacagtttttgtgctgcctctggtattgcaaggcatagaactactgcaggtactccacagcaaaatggtttggctgaaaggtttaatcgaactattttggagagagtcagatgcatgttgactagtgccggtttaaagaaggtgttctgggctgaggctgtttcgacagcaacatatctgataaacagatgtccttcgacagcgttagatatgaagacacctgaagaagtttggtcgggacatccaccagatctcgacaaactgagagtatttggctgcatagcctatgctcacattaggcaagacaaggtcgaacctagagctctgaaatgcatgttcatgggataccctgaaggagtcaaagcttataggctatggtgcctagagccaggtcacaggaggtgtatcaccagtcgagatgtagttttcaatgaagctgaaatggcttttaagaaaactgatgatgatgatcgaagtgcagaagagctggaacaggtagagattcctgttgaggtggagcatgttgatgctcaattgcatatcccagatgaagtcgaagaagaagcagaagatgctgaagttgaggaaactgacgatgactacctattgtcgagagataggtcgagaagagtcatcaagccacctcaaagacttggatatgcagatcttatagcttatgccttaatctctgcaagtgaggttctagacgaagaacctagagactataaggaagttatgaggagtcgaaataagactgaatggctgaaggccatggatgatgagatgaaatctcttcatgataatcatacttgggaactgatcaagaaacctgtcagggcaaggttagtcagctgtaaatggattttcaaagttaaggaaggaattgaaggagtgacgtcgaaaagatacaaggcaaggttagttgcaaggggtttcactcagaaagaaggtgtcgacttcaatgatgtgttttctcctgttgtgaagcataggtccattcgaatgttgcttgccatggtggcacagttcgatcttgaactggaacagatggatgtgaagactgcgttcttgtatggtgatctagatgaaacgatcctgatgaggcaacctgaagggtatgtcgaaacggggaaggaagattatgtgtgcaagttaaagaaatctttgtatgggctgaaacaatctcctcgacagtggaataggagattcgacaagttcatggcacgcataagtttcattagaagtcagttcgaccactgcgtttacttcagatttcgacctggtaattcatttgttattttgttgctttatatggatgatattctcatagcaaacaACAATGTTGAaaatgtgacgagggtgaaggctgaactcaataaggagttcgacatgaaggatctgggagctgcttccaggattcttggaattgacattcgaagagatagaaagaagtcgaagttatgcctatctcaagaggcatatctacggaagattcttgaaaagtttggtatgtcaaattcgaagtcagttgtgactccaacaaaccctcaattcaagctgagtattgatcagtgtcccagtacttaggggtggcaaaacgggccgtggcccgccgggccggcccgccacccgccaaaaaatggcgggctgggttgggattttaggcccgccgctcgccaaatctcgccccgcaaaaacccgccgcccgccatacccgccccgccaaagcccgccgcccgccaaaatccgcctctcctccaaaactcactctttttttagttaattctagtaattttaattcttgatggtttattttatacatttatttataaatatatgtaatatttttttaagtaaatttgttaaaaagttgcttttataaaaaattgttttaaaaaataagtgaaaagtttaattaaaaggtaaaaaaagcctattaatctattaaaaaaatataaataaaaataggcgggtaagcccgccgcccgccagcccgccatcttggcggggcgggcatgaattttatgcccattttacttggcgggcatgcccgccccgctcgttttttggcgggcataaggcggggcgggccgcgggcggggcgggcggcccgttttgccacccctaccagtactgatgtcgaaagagcctatatgaatagcatcccatatgctaatatagtcggttctttgatgtatgctatggtctgtactagacccgacatagcatacgcagtaagtcttgtaagcaggtacatggcgaatcctggaaaggctcactggcaagcattgaagtggattttaaggtacataaatgggtctctgaatagagtcctaatttatggtggagccttgggtgaagatagtaaagcag
It encodes the following:
- the LOC131631793 gene encoding early nodulin-like protein 3; protein product: MTMSLPIFFFFLIPSLFFKLSHSTTVLVDGSLEWKNPTVYIGDSIIFKHKQHYNLCIFKNQKAFNLCNFTEATLLTDPSTTSYSWHPSRVGFFYFTFYNDSLKACQDSQKLAIEVTSATSAAPEASSPTAATPAPSSGGDVQSSPSFPWPFRPHQGSSSPGPAPTPEASSPVTVPLVPFKGSGDGMPFINSNPAVPLPTGEVDSATINPIPTSGHQGQVMIGPFGFHIAMHIMALLLV
- the LOC131631792 gene encoding G-box-binding factor 4-like, which translates into the protein MASSKLMSSSNSITSDTPSSPSSKPHFTTSNFLVSDTSNFFSDQPSLADAVATPRTVDDVWREIVAGDHRECKEEAPDEMMTLEDFLVKAGAVDGEDVDVDVDNDVKMSIPMTETLSGSGVFSLDSGFHGVESVEGSVVGFGNGVEVVEGGRGKRGRPVMEQLDKAAQQRQRRMIKNRESAARSRERKQAYQVELESLAVKLEEENDRLIKEKAERQKERFKQLMEKVIPVAEQRRPPRLLRRVRSLQW